The nucleotide sequence TGCTGTTTCTTTATCGCTTAGCTGGCGGATGATCGCCGGAACTTCTTCCCAACCGAGAGAAGACATTGCCCGAAAACGCCGTTCCCCTGCAATGATTTCGTAATCGCCTTCTTGTTCCGACGCCCGGACTACAATGGGCTGAATAACGCCATGGATTTCAATTGTGCGAGCCAGCTCTTCAATCTTCTCTTCATCGAAAACTGTACGAGGCTGGAATTTATTTGCGCTGATTTTAGCAATCGGCAATTTGACTACTTCTTCCGAAGCTTTATTGACTGGTTTCACTTCTGCTGCCTGTTCTGCTTCTTCTGCTTTATCGCCGCTCCCGAAAAATCGGGAAAAAGGACTCTTCATCCTCTAGCACCACCTTTTAAAAGCTCACTTGCTTACTTTATAGTATTTTAATCGCTTTTCTTAAATTTCCATGTTCCACGTGAAACATTGCATGTTCTCTTTTTTCGCCTTAGGCAATAGGAGATTTATTTGGCACCCCTGGTTTGCGCGGGTATTTTTTAGGTGTTTCTTTAAACTTGCGGAATACCTGAATGTGACGGTCGCTTTCTTCTATAGGCAATTTAAACGAATGGATGCTTTCTTCTTTAACTCCTAGTTTCAACAAGGCTTTTTCGGCATCTTTTAATTCGTCAGGCGCTGATGCAGCTTTCATCGCTGCAAAAAGCCCGCCGTTTTTCACGAGCGGCACACACAATTCCGCTAAAACGGAAAGCCTTGCCACGGCTCTTGCTGTAACCAGGTCATAACTTTCCCGGTGTTCGGACTGGCCAAAATCTTCTGCACGGGAATGGATGAAACGGACATTTGATAAGTTCAGCTTATCGCTCAAATGATTCAAAAATTGGATGCGCTTGTTCAATGAGTCCACGATGGTCACTTCAATATGAGGGAAGCAAATTTTTAGAGGGATGCTCGGGAATCCTGCCCCGGCTCCCACATCGCAAACTTTGAGCGGCTTCGTGAAATCTACGTAGAAAGCAGCGGTAATCGAATCAAAAAAATGTTTCAAGTAGACAGATGGCTGGTCTGTAATGGCCGTTAAATTCATTTTTTCGTTCCACTCAACCAGTTCTTCGAAATAGATGCGGAATTGATCGAGTTGAGCCGGAGTCAAATCGATTCCTTTTTCACTGAGGGCGTCTTTGAATTGTTGTTCGTTCACTTTTTTTCCTCCCTCTTTTCTTTGTTCTATATGTAAACCGATAGGCATTTCATTATGTAAAAATGGGCTGGTCTCTGCCAGCCCATTTGTTATGTGTCTAGCTTATCGCCTTTTTACTTAATCAGGCGTTTGCGCTTTTATTTCTACAGCTTCGGCCCCGGATAGGCGCCTGCGCTTTTCTATGTCCAGCTCCGGCGCCTGGGGCCTCGAGGTCTTAAGTCACCCCACTCTGGAAATCAGGATTTCCGGCGTGTTCTGCCTTAAGCTTGTCGGCCCCGGATAGGCGCCTGCGCTTTTTTATATTAAGATGGAATCTTTGCAATTCTACCTTGTTCAATATACACCAAAAGAATTGAAATGTCAGCAGGGTTCACGCCTGAAATCCGGGAAGCCTGTGCAATCGACAGCGGAC is from Planococcus liqunii and encodes:
- the rsmG gene encoding 16S rRNA (guanine(527)-N(7))-methyltransferase RsmG, with amino-acid sequence MNEQQFKDALSEKGIDLTPAQLDQFRIYFEELVEWNEKMNLTAITDQPSVYLKHFFDSITAAFYVDFTKPLKVCDVGAGAGFPSIPLKICFPHIEVTIVDSLNKRIQFLNHLSDKLNLSNVRFIHSRAEDFGQSEHRESYDLVTARAVARLSVLAELCVPLVKNGGLFAAMKAASAPDELKDAEKALLKLGVKEESIHSFKLPIEESDRHIQVFRKFKETPKKYPRKPGVPNKSPIA